A single Lysinibacter sp. HNR DNA region contains:
- the ilvC gene encoding ketol-acid reductoisomerase, with product MTEIYYDDNADLSLIQGKKVAIVGYGSQGHAHALNLRDSGVEVVVGLKDGSKSITKAQEAGFTVKNVAEAAAWADVIVILAPDQFQRTIYAESIKAQLSTGKALVFGHGFNIRYGYIEAPEGVDVFMVAPKGPGHTVRREFEAGRGVPVIVAVEKDATGQAWDLAWSYAKAIGGLRAGGIKTTFTEETETDLFGEQAVLCGGVSQLVQYGFETLTEAGYQPQIAYFEVLHELKLIVDLMWEGGIAKQRWSVSDTAEYGDYVSGPRVIDPSVKENMKAVLADIQNGAFAKRFIDDQDAGAPEFMELRARAEAHPIEATGRELRALFAWSQQDADYTDGSAAR from the coding sequence GTGACAGAAATCTACTATGACGATAACGCAGATCTCTCTCTCATCCAGGGAAAAAAGGTGGCAATCGTAGGTTATGGCTCCCAGGGCCATGCCCATGCGCTTAACCTGCGCGATTCCGGTGTTGAGGTTGTTGTCGGCTTGAAAGATGGCTCAAAGTCGATCACGAAGGCGCAGGAGGCCGGGTTTACCGTCAAAAACGTCGCTGAGGCGGCAGCGTGGGCCGACGTTATTGTTATCCTTGCTCCCGATCAATTTCAGCGTACGATCTACGCAGAATCGATTAAAGCTCAGCTCAGCACTGGCAAAGCGCTTGTTTTTGGTCACGGCTTTAATATCCGCTACGGCTACATCGAGGCGCCCGAGGGCGTTGACGTATTTATGGTGGCCCCGAAGGGCCCCGGACACACCGTTCGTCGTGAATTTGAGGCTGGCCGTGGTGTTCCCGTGATTGTTGCTGTGGAGAAGGACGCAACGGGTCAGGCCTGGGATCTTGCCTGGAGCTATGCCAAGGCAATCGGAGGCCTTCGCGCCGGCGGAATCAAGACCACCTTTACGGAAGAGACCGAGACCGATCTCTTTGGCGAGCAGGCTGTTCTCTGCGGAGGTGTATCGCAGCTTGTACAGTACGGTTTTGAAACTCTGACCGAGGCTGGTTATCAGCCGCAGATCGCTTACTTCGAGGTGCTGCACGAGCTTAAGCTCATCGTTGACCTCATGTGGGAGGGCGGAATCGCCAAGCAGCGCTGGAGTGTGTCAGATACAGCCGAGTATGGTGACTATGTCTCGGGTCCCCGCGTTATCGACCCGTCGGTGAAGGAGAATATGAAGGCTGTTCTAGCGGACATTCAAAACGGTGCCTTTGCCAAGCGCTTTATCGACGACCAGGATGCCGGCGCTCCAGAATTTATGGAGCTCCGTGCCCGTGCCGAAGCGCACCCGATCGAGGCCACCGGTCGGGAATTGCGCGCACTCTTTGCGTGGAGTCAGCAGGATGCCGACTACACCGACGGAAGTGCCGCTCGGTAA
- the ilvN gene encoding acetolactate synthase small subunit — protein MTTHVLSLLVEDKPGLLTRVAGLFARRGFNIESLAVGHSEIEGLSRITVVVDVESQPLEQVTKQLNKLINVIKIVELEPGQSVQREHMLIKVRVDNNTRSHVIEAVNLFRARIIDVVTDALIIEITGDTGKTQAFLKVVEPYGVKEIAQSGLLAMGRGSKSITERVFKS, from the coding sequence ATGACCACGCACGTACTCAGCCTCCTTGTTGAGGATAAGCCGGGTCTTTTGACCCGTGTTGCGGGCCTTTTCGCCCGCCGAGGTTTTAATATTGAGTCGCTTGCCGTGGGGCACAGCGAGATCGAGGGGTTGTCGCGCATCACAGTTGTTGTTGATGTGGAGAGCCAGCCGCTAGAGCAGGTCACGAAACAGTTGAACAAGCTGATAAACGTGATTAAGATCGTGGAGCTTGAGCCCGGCCAATCCGTTCAGCGTGAGCACATGCTCATTAAAGTGCGGGTTGACAACAACACGAGGTCGCACGTTATTGAAGCGGTAAATCTTTTTAGGGCTCGTATCATTGACGTTGTAACTGATGCGCTCATCATTGAGATCACCGGTGATACCGGTAAAACTCAGGCGTTTTTGAAAGTTGTCGAGCCTTACGGTGTTAAAGAGATCGCCCAATCCGGGCTACTAGCCATGGGTCGCGGTTCAAAATCGATTACCGAGCGCGTTTTTAAATCTTAG
- a CDS encoding 4-(cytidine 5'-diphospho)-2-C-methyl-D-erythritol kinase, whose amino-acid sequence MSPTSSASAIHVRAPGKLNLYFRVGSVMSDGYHEVASAYQAVSLYEDVWASHAEDFVVSFGGTIDTSELSTGSDNLALRAAKMLAQHSGYRGGVHLRIEKNVPIAGGMGGGSADAAATLVACDALWNTGLHRDELHELAARLGADVPFALMGGTAVGTGKGDELSPALAQGCFFWVLVTAKNGLSTPSVYRELDQHRMRHTAEIIPPPKQPVVDSQVLQALRAGDPHILAECIHNDLQVAALNLAPELAGLLEQGEESGALASIVSGSGPTVAFLAEDAESSIALQVALSLNGHYAVRATGPVQGARVISMT is encoded by the coding sequence ATGAGTCCGACCTCGTCAGCATCCGCAATTCATGTGAGAGCCCCGGGAAAACTCAATCTGTACTTTCGGGTGGGGTCCGTCATGAGTGACGGGTACCACGAGGTTGCCTCGGCCTACCAGGCAGTATCGCTCTACGAGGATGTGTGGGCAAGCCACGCGGAGGATTTTGTCGTGAGCTTTGGTGGAACGATTGACACCAGTGAGCTCAGTACCGGTTCGGATAATTTGGCGCTTCGGGCGGCTAAGATGCTCGCTCAACATAGCGGATACCGTGGTGGTGTGCACCTGCGCATCGAAAAAAATGTTCCTATCGCCGGGGGTATGGGTGGGGGGTCGGCAGACGCGGCCGCAACGCTTGTGGCCTGCGATGCACTATGGAACACCGGTTTACACCGAGATGAGCTACACGAGCTTGCCGCCCGCCTCGGGGCTGACGTTCCCTTTGCTCTGATGGGGGGAACTGCTGTGGGAACCGGCAAGGGAGATGAACTGAGTCCCGCGTTGGCTCAGGGTTGCTTCTTTTGGGTGTTGGTGACCGCTAAGAACGGATTGAGTACCCCATCCGTTTATAGAGAATTAGACCAGCACCGAATGCGGCACACCGCTGAGATTATTCCACCCCCCAAACAACCCGTGGTGGACTCGCAGGTGCTTCAGGCGCTGCGAGCGGGAGATCCCCACATACTTGCCGAGTGTATTCACAACGACCTCCAGGTGGCGGCCCTGAACCTGGCTCCGGAACTTGCGGGTCTTCTGGAGCAGGGGGAGGAGAGTGGAGCCCTAGCCAGCATCGTGTCGGGTTCGGGACCCACCGTGGCTTTTCTAGCCGAAGATGCCGAGTCCTCTATTGCGCTGCAGGTTGCCCTGAGCTTGAACGGGCACTACGCCGTGCGCGCCACGGGTCCGGTGCAGGGTGCGCGAGTTATTTCTATGACCTAG
- a CDS encoding DsbA family oxidoreductase: protein MTDAIKVDIWSDIACPWCYIGKRRFEDAVKSFGASQNSVPVEIEYHSFELAPDTPVDFRGSEIDFLSGHKGVPRSQAEQMLRQVTGVAASVGLNYNFDVLQHTKTLKAHELLHFAKSRGKQHEVKERLLKAYFEEGRHVGRVEELVALASEVGLDPEEVFAVLTSSRFAVDVQNDIAQAQAYGISGVPFFVFNEAYGVSGAQESAVFANVLEQIALKTAGEPD from the coding sequence ATGACGGACGCGATTAAAGTTGATATCTGGTCCGATATCGCCTGTCCTTGGTGCTACATCGGCAAGCGGCGTTTTGAAGATGCAGTCAAAAGTTTTGGCGCCTCTCAAAACAGTGTCCCGGTAGAGATTGAGTATCACAGCTTCGAGCTAGCTCCGGATACGCCGGTAGACTTTCGCGGTTCTGAGATCGACTTTCTCTCTGGTCACAAGGGAGTGCCCAGATCCCAGGCCGAACAAATGCTGAGGCAGGTTACGGGTGTCGCTGCAAGCGTTGGACTCAACTATAATTTTGATGTTCTGCAGCACACCAAGACGCTCAAGGCGCACGAACTCCTGCACTTTGCCAAGAGTAGGGGAAAGCAGCACGAGGTAAAAGAACGGCTGTTGAAGGCTTACTTTGAAGAGGGCCGTCATGTTGGGCGTGTTGAGGAACTGGTTGCTTTGGCCTCAGAGGTTGGGCTTGATCCCGAGGAAGTGTTCGCCGTGCTCACCTCCTCACGCTTTGCCGTCGATGTCCAAAACGATATCGCGCAGGCCCAAGCGTATGGGATTAGCGGCGTTCCCTTTTTTGTTTTTAATGAGGCCTACGGAGTCTCGGGGGCCCAAGAGTCTGCCGTCTTTGCAAACGTTCTGGAGCAGATTGCTTTGAAAACAGCGGGTGAACCCGATTAG